A genomic window from Vitis riparia cultivar Riparia Gloire de Montpellier isolate 1030 chromosome 16, EGFV_Vit.rip_1.0, whole genome shotgun sequence includes:
- the LOC117933215 gene encoding transcription factor MYB41-like: protein MPGSRAHEQGGLKRRRWSREEDQKLIEHMNRRPKSGGWANVPKDAGLMSRSGKSCRLRWTNNLRPGIKNGNFTQKENNTIIRLQSHHRNRWSLIAAYLPGRTEIQIKNHWNTRLKKNLARKKDIPTATQTPLSQKSLAAADLFDYTGNYRNGNALKLSDAQLPNLHLLHNPVLQGFGYVTPNPQAQLHGLTRFNSIGPVQALPTTLPPQGSSFNYQAMERPVPQPRNNHGADFINMPTDPAQTLPSLPPQGLLSFTYQAIEEPTVNNNYTDQFGPLITNITNTSSIPDPQVNNNPATDVGSLYGNVPNGSSIPPLMVSAIYITNQVENEITLPAEEISNPFSTSTICEAWPQWVMPGHNMPTDPAQTLPSLPPQGLLSFTYQAMEEPTINNNYTDQFGPWITNITNSPVCGDLSLEYFSFVHPNTTIM, encoded by the exons ATGCCAGGATCACGGGCACATGAGCAAGGTGGGCTCAAGAGGCGTCGATGGAGTAGAGAAGAAGATCAAAAGCTCATTGAACATATGAACAGACGCCCTAAGAGTGGAGGGTGGGCAAACGTGCCAAAGGATGCAGGGCTGATGAGTAGGTCTGGAAAAAGCTGTAGATTGAGGTGGACAAACAATCTGAGACCCGGTATCAAGAACGGGAACTTcactcaaaaagaaaataacaccATCATTAGACTCCAATCCCATCATCGCAATCG GTGGAGCCTCATCGCAGCTTATCTTCCAGGAAGGACTGAGATTCAAATCAAGAACCATTGGAACACGCGTCTGAAGAAGAACCTTGCGAGGAAAAAGGATATTCCGACCGCCACTCAGACACCGTTGTCACAAAAGTCTCTTGCCGCTGCTGATTTGTTTGATTATACTGGGAATTATCGAAACGGCAATGCCCTGAAGTTGTCAGATGCACAGCTACCCAATCTTCACTTGCTGCATAATCCAGTACTGCAAGGCTTCGGTTACGTTACACCCAATCCTCAGGCTCAGCTCCATGGACTTACTCGTTTCAATTCAATAGGCCCTGTTCAGGCTCTCCCCACTACTCTTCCTCCTCAAGGAAGCAGTTTCAATTACCAGGCTATGGAACGTCCAGTTCCACAACCAAGGAATAACCATGGAGCGGATTTCATCAATATGCCAACAGACCCTGCTCAGACCCTGCCCAGTCTTCCTCCTCAAGGTCTACTCAGTTTCACTTACCAGGCTATTGAGGAACCAACAGTTAACAACAACTATACAGACCAGTTTGGGCCTTTGATTACCAATATTACAAATACAAGTTCGATCCCTGACCCACAAGTTAACAACAACCCTGCAACCGATGTTGGTTCTTTGTATGGGAATGTTCCAAATGGAAGTTCGATTccaccattaatggtttcagcCATCTACATTACTAACCAAGTGGAAAACGAGATCACCCTTCCAGCTGAAGAAATCTCCAACCCTTTCTCCACTTCAACCATCTGTGAAGCCTGGCCACAATGGGTTATGCCTGGCCACAATATGCCAACAGACCCTGCTCAGACCCTGCCCAGTCTTCCTCCTCAAGGTCTACTCAGTTTCACTTACCAGGCTATGGAGGAACCAACAATTAACAACAACTATACAGACCAGTTTGGGCCTTGGATTACCAATATTACAAATTCACCAGTCTGCGGAGACCTTTCACTCGAGTATTTCTCATTCGTTCATCCTAATACTACCATTATGTAG
- the LOC117933214 gene encoding squamosa promoter-binding-like protein 14: MNWGKDMKCSVRLGMKSCVCPLVTINLLSKLLKVQQNSNLEAGGITPLHLAICIAGSDDIIDALTSDPQEIGLHSWDSLLHASGQSPYAYAMMRNNHSYNRLVARKLADRRNGQVSLSIENEMEQPWPKVGQEQHFGQGRSSHAKCTVVAAKYSRRMPGSQGLLHRPCIHSMLAIAAVCVCVCLFLHGSFCSPHCLLAVADAS, encoded by the coding sequence ATGAACTGGGGGAAGGATATGAAATGCTCGGTCAGGCTGGGAATGAAAAGTTGCGTGTGTCCATTGGTCACAATAAACTTGCTGTCAAAGTTGCTAAAAGTTCAACAAAATAGCAATCTAGAAGCTGGTGGTATTACCCCTCTACATTTGGCTATTTGTATTGCGGGGTCAGATGATATCATTGATGCTCTGACGAGTGACCCACAAGAGATTGGATTGCACTCCTGGGATTCTCTTTTGCATGCTAGTGGGCAATCCCCATATGCATATGCTATGATGAGGAACAACCACTCTTATAACAGGTTGGTAGCGCGTAAACTTGCAGACAGAAGGAATGGTCAAGTCTCTTTATCAATTGAAAATGAGATGGAGCAACCATGGCCAAAAGTAGGGCAGGAGCAACATTTTGGACAAGGACGCAGTTCTCATGCCAAGTGTACAGTTGTGGCAGCGAAATACAGCAGGAGGATGCCAGGTTCACAAGGCTTGCTTCACCGCCCCTGCATTCATTCAATGCTCGCCATTGCTGCTGTCTGTGTTTGTGTCTGCCTGTTCTTGCATGGCTCATTTTGCTCGCCTCACTGTCTTCTTGCAGTGGCTGATGcatcttag